One genomic segment of Hevea brasiliensis isolate MT/VB/25A 57/8 chromosome 3, ASM3005281v1, whole genome shotgun sequence includes these proteins:
- the LOC110662523 gene encoding protein LIGHT-DEPENDENT SHORT HYPOCOTYLS 1 gives MDLASSSANPTFSSPIMGGSITPSRTSTTSTTPNATSSPSSTPSRYENQKRRDWNTFCQYLRNHRPPLSLPMCSGAHVLEFLTYLDQFGKTKVHTQTCPFFGLPNPPAPCPCPLRQAWGSLDALIGRLRAAYEEHGGRPEGNPFGARTVRIYLREVRDFQAKARGVSYEKKRKRPKPKATSTPQAAAPPPDSGAA, from the coding sequence ATGGATTTGGCATCCTCTTCAGCAAACCCAACCTTTTCAAGCCCAATAATGGGTGGCTCGATCACGCCCTCCAGGACCTCCACCACTTCAACCACACCAAACGCAACCTCTTCCCCATCTTCCACTCCAAGTCGCTATGAGAACCAGAAGCGGAGAGACTGGAACACTTTCTGCCAGTATCTTAGGAATCACAGGCCCCCTCTTTCGCTTCCCATGTGCAGTGGTGCCCATGTTCTTGAATTCCTTACGtatcttgatcaatttggcaAGACTAAAGTCCACACTCAAACTTGTCCATTTTTCGGCCTCCCTAACCCACCAGCACCTTGTCCATGCCCTCTCCGCCAGGCGTGGGGAAGCCTTGATGCACTGATCGGACGACTCAGAGCAGCCTATGAGGAGCATGGAGGGAGGCCTGAAGGGAACCCATTTGGTGCAAGAACAGTGAGGATTTACTTGAGGGAGGTTAGGGATTTTCAGGCTAAAGCAAGGGGAGTTAGCTATGAGAAGAAGCGAAAAAGGCCTAAACCAAAAGCAACATCAACACCTCaagcagcagcaccaccacctGATTCAGGCGCGGCCTAG
- the LOC110662522 gene encoding low-specificity L-threonine aldolase 1 isoform X2 has protein sequence MVTRTVDLRSDTVTKPTEAMRAAMANAEVDDDVLGYDPSASRLETEMAKILGKEAALYVPSGTMGNLISVLVHSDIRGSEVILGHNSHIHIYENGGISTLGGVHPRTVQNNKDGTMDVDLIEAAIRDPRGGLVYPTTRLICLENSQANCGGRCLSVDYTDRVAELAKKHGLKLHIDGARIFNAAVALGVPVHRLVQAADSVLVCLSKGLGAPVGSVIAGSKSFIAKARILRKTLGGGMRQVGILCAASLVAIQENVGKLEDDHKKAKTLAEGLHQIKGLRVDVAAVETNIMYLEIEEGSKFTAENLCKSLEQHGILVMLAGPFRIRIVLHHQISASDVQYTLSCFQQALTGVQDENGN, from the exons ATGGTAACCAGAACAGTGGATCTCCGGTCTGACACTGTGACTAAACCAACTGAAGCAATGAGAGCAGCTATGGCAAATGCTGAGGTTGATGATGATGTTCTGGGTTATGACCCGAGTGCCTCAAGATTAGAGACTGAGATGGCGAAAATCTTGGGCAAGGAAGCAGCTCTATATGTTCCATCGGGCACTATGGGTAACCTTATTAGTGTGCTTGTGCATTCTGACATTAGGGGAAGTGAAGTTATTCTCGGACACAATTCCCACATTCACATTTATGAGAATGGAGGCATTTCAACTCTTGGAGGTGTGCATCCAAGGACCGTGCAGAATAACAAGGATGGAACGATGGATGTTGATTTAATTGAAGCTGCAATTAGAGATCCGAGAGGAGGGCTTGTGTATCCAACTACTAGGCTTATTTGCTTGGAGAATTCACAAGCCAA CTGTGGTGGTAGATGCCTATCTGTAGATTACACGGATAGAGTTGCAGAATTAGCTAAAAAGCATGGTTTGAAGCTTCACATTGATGGCGCTCGCATTTTCAATGCAGCAGTT GCACTTGGAGTTCCTGTGCATAGGCTTGTTCAAGCTGCTGATTCAGTTTTG GTATGCCTATCAAAAGGTTTGGGTGCACCAGTTGGTTCAGTTATTGCTGGTTCAAAAAGCTTTATTGCCAAG GCACGAATACTCAGGAAAACACTTGGAGGTGGGATGAGACAGGTTGGTATCCTTTGTGCTGCTTCTTTAGTTGCCATACAAGAGAATGTAGGAAAGCTCGAGGATGATCACAAGAAAGCCAAGACGCTGGCAG AGGGACTGCATCAGATTAAAGGACTAAGAGTGGATGTCGCCGCTGTAGAAACCAATATT ATGTATTTGGAAATAGAAGAGGGCTCAAAATTTACAGCAGAAAATCTATGCAAGAGCTTGGAACAACATGGTATACTTGTGATGCTAGCGGGCCCATTCAG AATTAGGATTGTTCTTCACCATCAAATTTCAGCAAGTGATGTGCAGTACACTTTATCATGCTTTCAG CAAGCTTTAACAGGGGTGCAAGATGAAAATGGCAACTAG
- the LOC110662522 gene encoding low-specificity L-threonine aldolase 1 isoform X1 yields MVAEKQHPKMVTRTVDLRSDTVTKPTEAMRAAMANAEVDDDVLGYDPSASRLETEMAKILGKEAALYVPSGTMGNLISVLVHSDIRGSEVILGHNSHIHIYENGGISTLGGVHPRTVQNNKDGTMDVDLIEAAIRDPRGGLVYPTTRLICLENSQANCGGRCLSVDYTDRVAELAKKHGLKLHIDGARIFNAAVALGVPVHRLVQAADSVLVCLSKGLGAPVGSVIAGSKSFIAKARILRKTLGGGMRQVGILCAASLVAIQENVGKLEDDHKKAKTLAEGLHQIKGLRVDVAAVETNIMYLEIEEGSKFTAENLCKSLEQHGILVMLAGPFRIRIVLHHQISASDVQYTLSCFQQALTGVQDENGN; encoded by the exons ATGGTTGCAGAAAAACAACACC CAAAAATGGTAACCAGAACAGTGGATCTCCGGTCTGACACTGTGACTAAACCAACTGAAGCAATGAGAGCAGCTATGGCAAATGCTGAGGTTGATGATGATGTTCTGGGTTATGACCCGAGTGCCTCAAGATTAGAGACTGAGATGGCGAAAATCTTGGGCAAGGAAGCAGCTCTATATGTTCCATCGGGCACTATGGGTAACCTTATTAGTGTGCTTGTGCATTCTGACATTAGGGGAAGTGAAGTTATTCTCGGACACAATTCCCACATTCACATTTATGAGAATGGAGGCATTTCAACTCTTGGAGGTGTGCATCCAAGGACCGTGCAGAATAACAAGGATGGAACGATGGATGTTGATTTAATTGAAGCTGCAATTAGAGATCCGAGAGGAGGGCTTGTGTATCCAACTACTAGGCTTATTTGCTTGGAGAATTCACAAGCCAA CTGTGGTGGTAGATGCCTATCTGTAGATTACACGGATAGAGTTGCAGAATTAGCTAAAAAGCATGGTTTGAAGCTTCACATTGATGGCGCTCGCATTTTCAATGCAGCAGTT GCACTTGGAGTTCCTGTGCATAGGCTTGTTCAAGCTGCTGATTCAGTTTTG GTATGCCTATCAAAAGGTTTGGGTGCACCAGTTGGTTCAGTTATTGCTGGTTCAAAAAGCTTTATTGCCAAG GCACGAATACTCAGGAAAACACTTGGAGGTGGGATGAGACAGGTTGGTATCCTTTGTGCTGCTTCTTTAGTTGCCATACAAGAGAATGTAGGAAAGCTCGAGGATGATCACAAGAAAGCCAAGACGCTGGCAG AGGGACTGCATCAGATTAAAGGACTAAGAGTGGATGTCGCCGCTGTAGAAACCAATATT ATGTATTTGGAAATAGAAGAGGGCTCAAAATTTACAGCAGAAAATCTATGCAAGAGCTTGGAACAACATGGTATACTTGTGATGCTAGCGGGCCCATTCAG AATTAGGATTGTTCTTCACCATCAAATTTCAGCAAGTGATGTGCAGTACACTTTATCATGCTTTCAG CAAGCTTTAACAGGGGTGCAAGATGAAAATGGCAACTAG